The Methanobacterium sp. genome includes the window GTTAAAGATTATCTGAAAGGTTTGTATGGAAGGCCCCCTGCTCCAGTTAATGAAAATGTGCGGAAAAAAATTATTGGTGATGAAAAACCAGTAACTGTAAGGCCGGGAGACCTTCTTGAAGGCGAATTCGAAAAATATAAAGAAGAAGGAGAAAAATTAGGAATCATCAAAAAAGAAGAAGATATTTTAACTTATGCCCTTTACCCTGCAGTTGCCCCTAAATTCTTAAAAGGTGAAGCAGAAGAGGAAGAATTAAAGCCCCCTACAAATGAAAATACCTGTGAAACACCGGCTATGGTTCCCGCAGAATACGCAGTTGATGTGGACGGTGAAGTTTTCAATGTTAAGGTTCTTCCAGTTGGATATATGGAAATTAAAAGTGCTGAAGCTGTTAAGACACCTTCAGGACCTGTTGAAGGTGAAGTCACTGCCACAATGCAGGGAATGATCCTTAAACTCAAAGTAGATAAAGGAGATAAGGTAAATGAAGGAAATGTGGTTGCAGTACTTGAAACAATGAAAATGGAGAATGATATCCATGCTACAATCTCTGGAATTGTAGAGGAAATCTTCATTAATGAAGGTGATACCGTAAACGCTGGTGATACTTTAATGGTAATAAAATAAAACCTGTAGCTTTTTCTATTTTCATTAAATTTTATTTCTTTTAAAACGTTTAATTATTTAGTTTTTAATTATGGAGTGATTATTTTGAAAAAATCAAATAAAGTAAAGGCTCATTTTGAAGAAGAAGCCAGAGAATTTGATGAAATCATCCTGAAATTAATTCCACAGTATAAAGATATGATAAATGCATTAATCAGCTCAATACCACTTAATAATGATGATTCAATAAAAGTTCTTGATCTTGGGTGCGGTACTGGCAATATAACAAAAACTCTTAAAGGAAGATTCCCTAATGCTCAGTGTACTTGCTTAGATCTAGCTGAAAACATGATTGAAATGGCTAAAATTAAATTAAATGAGTATAATGATATAAATTATGTTATTGGAGATTTTTACAGCCTTGAATTTTCCGAAAATTATGATGCAATTGTCTCTTCCTTAGCATTGCATCATCTTGTAACCGATGACGATAAAATTGAATTCTACAAAAAGATATATGGTGCTTTAAATGATGGAGGCGTGTTTTATAATGCTGACGTGGTTTTAGGCTCAAATGAATATCTTCAAGATCTATACATAAGTAAATGGAAAGAATTCATGAATTTAAGCGTCAGCATGAGAGAAATAGATGAAAAATGGATACCTGCTGCAGAAGACGAAGATCACCCGGCAAAATTAATGGATCATCTCGATTGGC containing:
- a CDS encoding class I SAM-dependent methyltransferase, giving the protein MKKSNKVKAHFEEEAREFDEIILKLIPQYKDMINALISSIPLNNDDSIKVLDLGCGTGNITKTLKGRFPNAQCTCLDLAENMIEMAKIKLNEYNDINYVIGDFYSLEFSENYDAIVSSLALHHLVTDDDKIEFYKKIYGALNDGGVFYNADVVLGSNEYLQDLYISKWKEFMNLSVSMREIDEKWIPAAEDEDHPAKLMDHLDWLRDLGFRDVDVIWKYYGGAVYGGYR